In Streptomyces sp. NBC_00414, a single window of DNA contains:
- a CDS encoding endonuclease/exonuclease/phosphatase family protein: protein MAQAYMTETGSGGQGPDRRGTRLRRLLTSLRTDRGIWRRGIVLAAFSVVLALVMAVHAQIPNRIGNLGSLLETFLPWLGIAVPLLLVLALFRRSATALIAVLLPAVVWVNLFGGLLVDRTGSGGDLTVATHNVNADNPDPSGTARDVAASGADVVALEELTTSAVPVYEKALASTYKYHSVQGTVGLWSKYPLSGAGPVDIKLGWTRAMRATVTAPQGQLAVYVAHLPSVRVKLEAGFTARQRDKSADALGEAIADEKLPDIALLGDLNGTMNDRALNGVTSQMRSAQGAAGSGFGFSWPASFPMARIDQIMVKGVEPVTSWTLPETDSDHLPIAARVKLSATAS from the coding sequence ATGGCGCAGGCGTACATGACGGAGACGGGCAGCGGCGGCCAGGGGCCCGACCGCAGAGGAACCCGGCTTCGCCGCCTGCTGACTTCACTGCGAACCGACCGGGGCATCTGGCGCCGCGGGATCGTCCTCGCCGCGTTCTCCGTCGTGCTCGCCCTGGTGATGGCGGTGCACGCGCAGATCCCGAACAGGATCGGCAACCTCGGCAGTCTCCTCGAAACGTTCCTCCCCTGGCTGGGGATCGCCGTTCCGCTGCTGCTCGTCCTCGCGCTGTTCCGCAGGTCCGCGACCGCGCTGATCGCCGTGCTCCTGCCGGCCGTCGTCTGGGTCAACCTCTTCGGCGGGCTGCTCGTCGACCGGACGGGCTCCGGCGGAGACCTCACCGTCGCCACGCACAACGTCAACGCGGACAACCCGGACCCGTCCGGCACGGCCCGCGACGTGGCCGCCTCCGGCGCGGACGTGGTGGCCCTCGAAGAGCTGACCACCTCGGCGGTGCCGGTCTACGAGAAGGCCCTCGCCTCGACGTACAAGTACCACTCCGTGCAGGGCACGGTCGGTCTGTGGAGCAAGTACCCGCTGAGCGGGGCCGGGCCCGTCGACATCAAGCTCGGCTGGACCCGCGCGATGCGGGCGACCGTCACCGCGCCCCAGGGGCAGCTCGCGGTGTACGTGGCGCACCTGCCCTCCGTGCGCGTGAAGCTGGAGGCCGGGTTCACCGCGCGGCAGCGCGACAAGAGCGCCGACGCGCTGGGCGAGGCCATCGCCGACGAGAAGCTGCCGGACATCGCCCTCCTCGGGGACCTGAACGGCACGATGAACGACCGCGCGCTGAACGGCGTCACCTCGCAGATGCGCTCCGCGCAGGGCGCGGCGGGCAGTGGCTTCGGGTTCAGCTGGCCGGCGTCGTTCCCGATGGCCCGGATCGACCAGATCATGGTCAAGGGTGTCGAGCCGGTCACCTCGTGGACCCTTCCGGAGACGGACAGTGACCATCTTCCGATCGCCGCCCGAGTGAAGCTCTCGGCAACCGCTTCGTAA
- a CDS encoding MFS transporter — protein sequence MPLALLALAVGAFGIGTTEFVMMGLLPDVADDLNISIPSAGHLVSAYAIGVVVGAPLLAAVTARMARRKVLIGLMVLFVVGNTLSAFAPDNTSLLAARFLSGLPHGAFFGVGAVVATGMVSAERKARAVSLMFLGLTVANIAGVPAATLIGQQLGWRATFLGVSVIGLVAIASLALLLPRSTEHDSAATGLRGELAALKSLPVWLALGTTVAGFGALFSAYSYITPMLTDSAGYADSSVTLLLALFGVGATAGNLLGGRLADRSMRGTLFGGLVSLVAVLALFPLMMGTAWSAPLAVVLLGAAAFMTSSPLLLMVMEKASSAPSLASSANQAAFNLANAGGAWIGGLTLAAGFGVTSPALAGAALAVLGLGVAALAYGVDRKRGTTGSGRVVATYTPQRRAEQAVHH from the coding sequence ATGCCCCTGGCCCTGCTCGCCCTCGCCGTGGGCGCCTTCGGCATCGGCACCACCGAGTTCGTGATGATGGGGCTGCTGCCCGACGTCGCGGACGACCTGAACATCTCGATCCCCAGCGCGGGCCACCTCGTCTCGGCGTACGCGATCGGCGTCGTCGTCGGCGCCCCGCTGCTCGCGGCGGTCACCGCGCGCATGGCCCGCCGCAAGGTCCTGATCGGGCTGATGGTGCTGTTCGTCGTGGGCAACACGCTCTCGGCGTTCGCCCCCGACAACACCTCACTGCTCGCGGCCCGCTTCCTGAGCGGCCTGCCCCACGGCGCCTTCTTCGGCGTCGGAGCCGTCGTCGCCACCGGCATGGTCAGCGCCGAACGCAAGGCCCGCGCGGTCTCCCTCATGTTCCTCGGCCTGACCGTCGCGAACATCGCGGGCGTCCCCGCCGCGACCCTCATCGGCCAGCAGCTCGGCTGGCGTGCCACCTTCCTCGGCGTCAGCGTGATCGGCCTGGTGGCCATCGCCTCCCTGGCGCTGCTCCTGCCCAGGAGCACCGAGCACGACTCCGCCGCGACCGGACTGCGCGGCGAACTGGCGGCGCTCAAGTCGCTCCCGGTCTGGCTGGCCCTCGGTACGACCGTCGCGGGCTTCGGCGCGCTCTTCTCGGCGTACAGCTACATCACGCCGATGCTGACGGACTCCGCCGGGTACGCCGACTCCAGCGTGACCCTGCTGCTCGCGCTGTTCGGCGTGGGCGCGACGGCGGGCAACCTGCTCGGCGGGCGCCTGGCCGACCGCTCGATGCGCGGCACCCTGTTCGGCGGCCTGGTCTCCCTGGTGGCCGTCCTGGCCCTCTTCCCGCTGATGATGGGCACGGCGTGGAGTGCGCCGCTCGCGGTGGTGCTGCTCGGCGCGGCGGCGTTCATGACCAGCTCCCCGCTGCTCCTCATGGTCATGGAGAAGGCGTCCTCGGCCCCGTCCCTGGCCTCCTCCGCCAACCAGGCGGCCTTCAACCTCGCGAACGCGGGCGGCGCGTGGATCGGCGGCCTGACCCTCGCGGCGGGCTTCGGCGTGACGTCCCCGGCCCTCGCGGGCGCGGCCCTCGCCGTCCTCGGCCTGGGCGTGGCGGCCCTCGCGTACGGCGTGGACCGAAAGCGCGGCACGACGGGCTCGGGCCGTGTGGTGGCCACGTACACTCCGCAGCGGCGCGCTGAGCAGGCCGTTCACCACTGA
- a CDS encoding NAD+ synthase, translated as MPQLRLALNQIDSTVGDLAGNAEAVVRWTRHSAEQGAHLVAFPEMVLTGYPVEDLALRSSFVEASRAALHALAARLAEEGFGDLPVVVGYLDRSEKAQPRYGQPAGAPRNAAAVLHRGEVVLTFAKHHLPNYGVFDEFRYFVPGDTLPVVRVHGIDVALAICEDLWQDGGRVPAARSAGAGLLLSINASPYERDKDDTRLDLVRKRAQEAGCTTAYLAMIGGQDELVFDGDSIVVDRNGEVVARAPQFSEGCVVLDLDLPAAATEPPSGIVDDGLRIDHVVLSDEPLPPYEAELSGGYAERLDADEEVYSALVVGLRAYTAKNGFSSVLIGLSGGIDSALVAAIACDALGAQNVYCVSMPSKYSSDHSKDDAAELARRTGLNFRTVPIEPMFDAYMGSLGLTGLAEENLQSRLRGTMLMALSNQEGHIVLAPGNKSELAVGYSTLYGDSVGAYGPIKDVYKTSIFRLAEWRNRAAVERGQTPPIPENSISKPPSAELRPGQVDTDSLPDYPVLDAILELYVDRDTGADAIVAAGFDREMVTKTLRMVDTAEYKRRQYPPGTKISAKGFGKDRRLPITNQWRERL; from the coding sequence GTGCCTCAACTACGTCTCGCTCTGAATCAGATCGACTCGACCGTCGGCGATCTCGCCGGGAACGCCGAGGCGGTCGTCCGCTGGACCCGGCACTCCGCCGAGCAGGGGGCGCACCTCGTGGCGTTCCCCGAGATGGTGCTGACCGGGTATCCCGTCGAGGACCTGGCCCTGCGGTCGTCCTTCGTGGAGGCGTCCCGCGCGGCCCTGCACGCTCTCGCCGCCCGGCTCGCCGAGGAGGGGTTCGGGGACCTGCCGGTCGTCGTCGGCTACCTCGACCGTTCCGAGAAGGCCCAGCCCAGGTACGGGCAGCCGGCCGGTGCCCCGCGGAACGCGGCGGCGGTGCTGCACCGCGGCGAGGTGGTCCTCACCTTCGCCAAGCACCACCTGCCGAACTACGGCGTCTTCGACGAGTTCCGCTACTTCGTGCCCGGTGACACCCTGCCGGTCGTACGGGTGCACGGCATCGATGTCGCGCTCGCCATCTGCGAGGACCTCTGGCAGGACGGCGGCCGTGTCCCGGCGGCCCGTTCCGCCGGGGCGGGCCTGCTGCTGTCCATCAACGCCTCGCCGTACGAGCGCGACAAGGACGACACCCGGCTCGACCTCGTGCGCAAGCGCGCGCAGGAGGCCGGCTGCACGACCGCGTACCTGGCCATGATCGGCGGCCAGGACGAGCTGGTCTTCGACGGGGACTCGATCGTCGTCGACCGGAACGGTGAGGTCGTCGCGCGGGCGCCGCAGTTCTCCGAGGGGTGTGTCGTCCTCGACCTGGACCTGCCGGCCGCCGCCACCGAGCCGCCCTCGGGCATCGTGGACGACGGGCTGCGCATCGATCACGTCGTCCTCTCCGACGAACCGCTGCCCCCGTACGAGGCGGAGCTCTCCGGCGGGTACGCCGAGCGGCTCGACGCCGACGAGGAGGTGTACTCCGCGCTCGTGGTGGGGCTGCGGGCGTACACCGCGAAGAACGGTTTCAGCTCCGTGCTGATCGGGCTCTCGGGCGGTATCGACTCCGCCCTGGTCGCCGCGATCGCCTGCGACGCGCTCGGCGCCCAGAACGTGTACTGCGTGTCGATGCCGTCCAAGTACTCCTCGGACCACTCCAAGGACGACGCGGCCGAGCTGGCCCGGCGGACCGGGCTCAACTTCCGGACCGTACCGATCGAGCCGATGTTCGACGCGTACATGGGGTCGCTGGGGCTGACCGGGCTCGCCGAGGAGAACCTTCAGTCGCGGCTGCGCGGCACCATGCTGATGGCCCTCTCCAACCAGGAGGGGCACATCGTGCTGGCGCCGGGCAACAAGTCCGAGCTGGCGGTGGGGTATTCGACGCTGTACGGCGACTCGGTGGGCGCGTACGGGCCGATCAAGGACGTGTACAAGACGTCGATCTTCCGGCTCGCCGAGTGGCGCAACCGGGCGGCGGTCGAGCGGGGGCAGACTCCGCCGATCCCGGAGAACTCCATCTCCAAGCCGCCGAGCGCCGAGCTGCGGCCCGGGCAGGTCGACACGGACTCGTTGCCGGACTATCCCGTGCTGGACGCGATTCTGGAGCTGTACGTCGACCGGGACACGGGGGCCGATGCGATCGTGGCGGCGGGGTTCGACCGGGAGATGGTGACCAAGACGCTTCGTATGGTCGATACGGCCGAGTACAAGCGGCGGCAGTATCCGCCGGGTACGAAGATCTCGGCGAAGGGGTTCGGCAAGGACCGGCGGTTGCCGATCACGAATCAGTGGCGCGAGCGGTTGTGA
- a CDS encoding DUF998 domain-containing protein, whose protein sequence is MTTPRTAAATLLALGALAYSAWALEAVITTGLHPAHTYVSELAATDQPYGILFRTTDLLAGTLVAAAALPALRTRPGEGPAARTGRAALLLFGVATAVDSRLPLSCTPTGDPGCAARETAGLVPWTHSAHTLTSTIALCGILVAMVVLTRAARRHAPRSPLARSGPCLVALELAATAWTLAAIAALESGHDGWGVGIAQRLQVGLIAIWLGALAVSVLRAPAPDAPLHGPGPAEGGDERVPLGSARGPAPAREARP, encoded by the coding sequence ATGACCACGCCACGCACGGCCGCAGCCACCCTCCTGGCACTCGGCGCCCTCGCCTACTCCGCATGGGCACTGGAAGCCGTCATCACGACAGGCCTCCACCCGGCCCACACCTACGTGAGCGAACTGGCCGCGACCGACCAGCCGTACGGCATCCTGTTCCGCACGACGGACCTGCTCGCGGGCACACTCGTGGCCGCCGCCGCCCTGCCGGCACTCCGCACACGGCCCGGCGAGGGGCCGGCCGCGCGGACCGGCCGAGCCGCACTCCTCCTCTTCGGCGTAGCGACCGCAGTGGACTCCCGCCTGCCGCTCAGCTGCACGCCCACAGGGGACCCGGGATGCGCCGCGAGGGAGACCGCGGGCCTGGTCCCGTGGACCCACTCCGCGCACACGCTGACCAGCACGATCGCCCTGTGCGGCATCCTCGTCGCCATGGTGGTCCTCACCCGCGCCGCCCGTCGGCACGCGCCCCGTTCGCCGCTGGCCCGCTCGGGGCCGTGCCTGGTGGCGCTCGAACTGGCCGCCACCGCCTGGACGCTGGCCGCGATCGCCGCGCTGGAGAGCGGCCACGACGGCTGGGGTGTCGGCATCGCCCAGCGCCTCCAGGTCGGCCTCATCGCGATCTGGCTGGGCGCACTGGCCGTCTCCGTCCTGCGCGCCCCGGCGCCCGACGCACCGCTCCACGGCCCCGGACCCGCCGAAGGCGGCGACGAACGCGTCCCTCTCGGCAGCGCACGCGGCCCCGCCCCCGCCCGGGAGGCCCGCCCATGA
- a CDS encoding alpha/beta fold hydrolase — MTFVRIGGIPHHIRVDGKRTGTAPGTGPGTGAGPACLLSVGLGMSWFDWDPVVPLLAPHRTVVRFDRPGLGLSGPAPARAWPTLTGEAERIARVLDAAGIDTPATVVGHSLAGFHCEAFARLYPERTAALVLVDSSVEEEPRPSRAPALRDTATRACGTLLASAGLPRALGPLLRRTAVRAARRGGSAPTPYAPAPHDLVRSAYSTSRFLRAVLAENARYGDQAVELEALRERLPLDASVPVTVLAAYAGGPRHRLDRQERLAERLGGTFRVCAPAGHLVMLDRPGDVAAAVLDAPVRPSPAGQEEERTHRR; from the coding sequence ATGACCTTCGTCCGTATCGGCGGGATCCCGCACCACATCCGTGTCGACGGCAAGAGAACAGGCACCGCGCCCGGCACCGGACCCGGCACAGGCGCGGGCCCCGCCTGTCTGCTCAGCGTCGGCCTGGGCATGTCCTGGTTCGACTGGGACCCCGTCGTACCGCTCCTGGCCCCGCACCGCACGGTCGTCAGGTTCGACCGGCCGGGACTCGGGCTCAGCGGCCCCGCGCCCGCGCGCGCGTGGCCCACGCTCACCGGCGAGGCGGAACGCATCGCGCGCGTGCTCGACGCGGCCGGGATCGACACGCCCGCCACCGTGGTCGGGCACTCGCTCGCCGGTTTCCACTGCGAGGCCTTCGCCCGGCTGTACCCGGAGCGGACGGCCGCGCTCGTCCTGGTCGACTCCAGCGTCGAGGAGGAGCCGCGCCCGAGCCGCGCCCCCGCACTCCGGGACACCGCCACGCGCGCGTGCGGCACGCTGCTGGCCAGTGCGGGGCTCCCGAGGGCACTCGGACCACTCCTGCGCCGTACCGCGGTCAGAGCCGCGCGCCGGGGCGGCAGCGCCCCCACCCCGTACGCCCCCGCCCCGCACGACCTCGTGCGCAGCGCCTACTCCACCAGCCGTTTCCTGCGGGCCGTCCTCGCCGAGAACGCCCGGTACGGGGACCAGGCCGTCGAGCTCGAAGCGCTGCGGGAGCGGCTCCCGCTGGACGCGTCGGTCCCCGTCACCGTGCTCGCCGCCTACGCAGGGGGTCCCCGGCACCGGCTCGACCGGCAGGAGCGTCTCGCCGAGCGGCTGGGAGGCACCTTCCGCGTCTGTGCCCCCGCCGGTCACCTGGTGATGCTCGACCGCCCCGGGGACGTGGCGGCCGCGGTCCTGGACGCACCGGTGCGCCCGTCCCCCGCCGGCCAGGAAGAGGAACGGACGCACCGGAGATGA
- a CDS encoding S53 family peptidase — translation MRSNRAAVRAGVSMAATLPLLAGALALGIPAAHASDGPAGRDTLQGTKPLWATAGADKGATADSSRVTARVYLAGRDAAGLSAYATAVSDPSSASYGKYLTARQAQARFGASEAQVAEVTAWLRSAGLTVTGTSTHYVSVTGEVADAEKAFGTQLHNYAKGRKTYRAPSKAASAPAGLNGAVLTVTGLDNAPHKADHSDTLPPPDAVFHNAGPSSAYYGSKTATTLPGAYGTKVPYAVKGYTGKQLRAAYGAGKATGKGVTVAITDAYASPTIAADVATYARKHGDAAYHRGQLQQVLPGEYTRTEECGAAGWYGEETLDVEAVHAVAPASDIVYVGASSCYDDDLLDSLGRIVDGRLADIVSNSWGDIEANQTPDLAAAYDQVFQLGAIEGIGFYFSSGDNGDEVANTGTKQVDTPADSAWVTAVGGTSLAVGKGDTYKWETGWGTLRATLSDDGKSWTDFPGAYTSGAGGGTSATVKQPFYQRGVVPSRLAKANGKQAMRTVPDIAAIADPNTGFLVGQTQTFPDGTQSYDEYRIGGTSLASPVVAGVQALAQQARGGRPIGFANPAIYDRYGTKLYHDVTDRPTGRDLAVARVDFVNAFDASEGLLTSVRSLGKDSSLKAVRGYDDVTGVGSPAPGYVTSYRR, via the coding sequence ATGAGATCCAATCGCGCCGCGGTGCGCGCCGGTGTGAGCATGGCGGCGACCCTGCCGCTGCTCGCCGGCGCGCTGGCCCTGGGCATACCCGCGGCCCACGCCTCCGACGGCCCGGCCGGCCGTGACACGCTCCAGGGCACCAAGCCCCTGTGGGCCACGGCCGGAGCGGACAAGGGGGCGACGGCGGACAGCTCCCGGGTCACGGCCCGGGTCTACCTCGCCGGACGGGACGCGGCGGGCCTGAGCGCCTACGCCACCGCCGTCTCCGACCCGTCGTCGGCCTCGTACGGGAAGTACCTCACCGCACGGCAGGCGCAGGCGCGCTTCGGCGCGAGTGAGGCGCAGGTCGCCGAGGTGACCGCCTGGCTGAGGTCGGCGGGGCTGACCGTGACCGGCACCAGCACGCACTACGTGTCGGTGACCGGCGAAGTGGCCGACGCGGAGAAGGCGTTCGGCACGCAGCTCCACAACTACGCCAAGGGCAGGAAGACCTACCGGGCGCCCTCGAAGGCCGCCTCGGCTCCCGCGGGACTGAACGGCGCCGTCCTCACCGTGACCGGCCTGGACAACGCCCCGCACAAGGCGGACCACTCCGACACGCTGCCGCCGCCGGACGCCGTGTTCCACAACGCCGGGCCCAGTTCCGCCTACTACGGCTCGAAGACGGCGACGACGCTGCCGGGCGCGTACGGCACGAAGGTCCCGTACGCCGTGAAGGGATACACCGGCAAGCAGTTGCGGGCCGCCTACGGGGCGGGCAAGGCGACCGGTAAGGGCGTGACCGTGGCGATCACGGACGCCTACGCCTCGCCGACCATAGCCGCCGACGTGGCCACGTACGCCCGCAAGCACGGTGACGCGGCCTACCACCGCGGACAGTTGCAGCAGGTGCTGCCCGGTGAGTACACGCGGACCGAGGAGTGCGGGGCGGCGGGCTGGTACGGCGAGGAGACCCTCGACGTCGAGGCCGTGCACGCGGTCGCGCCCGCCTCGGACATCGTCTACGTGGGCGCCTCGTCCTGCTACGACGACGACCTGCTCGACTCGCTCGGCAGAATCGTCGACGGCCGTCTCGCCGACATCGTCTCCAACTCCTGGGGCGACATCGAGGCCAACCAGACCCCGGACCTCGCCGCCGCCTACGACCAGGTGTTCCAGCTCGGCGCGATCGAGGGCATCGGCTTCTACTTCTCCTCCGGCGACAACGGCGACGAGGTCGCCAACACCGGTACGAAGCAGGTCGACACCCCCGCCGACTCGGCGTGGGTGACGGCGGTCGGCGGCACCTCGCTCGCCGTCGGCAAGGGCGACACGTACAAGTGGGAGACCGGCTGGGGCACACTCAGGGCCACGCTGTCCGACGACGGGAAGAGCTGGACGGACTTCCCGGGCGCGTACACCTCGGGCGCGGGCGGTGGCACCAGCGCGACGGTGAAGCAGCCGTTCTACCAGCGGGGTGTCGTGCCGTCGCGGCTGGCGAAGGCGAACGGCAAGCAGGCCATGCGCACGGTTCCCGACATCGCCGCGATCGCCGACCCCAACACCGGTTTCCTGGTCGGGCAGACGCAGACCTTCCCGGACGGGACGCAGAGTTACGACGAGTACCGCATCGGCGGCACCTCGCTCGCCTCGCCGGTCGTCGCGGGTGTCCAGGCGCTCGCCCAGCAGGCGCGCGGCGGGCGTCCGATCGGGTTCGCCAACCCGGCGATCTACGACCGGTACGGCACGAAGCTCTACCACGACGTCACGGACCGCCCGACGGGCCGCGACCTCGCGGTGGCACGCGTGGACTTCGTCAACGCCTTCGACGCCTCGGAGGGCCTGCTGACCTCGGTCCGCAGCCTCGGCAAGGACAGCAGTCTGAAGGCTGTGCGGGGGTACGACGACGTCACGGGGGTGGGTTCGCCCGCACCGGGTTACGTGACCTCGTACCGCCGCTGA
- a CDS encoding DUF305 domain-containing protein, which produces MKSAGWITGATAAVLVAAGAITYAVADGDDSGMKAPAADSADAGFARDMSVHHQQAVEMSYIVRDLTDDEEVRRLAYDIAQTQANQRGMMLGWLDLWELPKVSADEPMEWMGMAGMGAGEDGALMPGMATNTEMDALRKLGGKAAEVRYLQLMYAHHVGGVHMAKGCVERCQVGAERRLAQGMVQAQESEMKLISDLLKQRGAKPLH; this is translated from the coding sequence ATGAAGTCCGCGGGCTGGATCACCGGAGCCACCGCGGCCGTCCTCGTGGCGGCCGGGGCGATCACCTACGCGGTCGCCGACGGCGACGACTCCGGGATGAAGGCGCCCGCGGCGGACTCCGCGGACGCGGGCTTCGCGCGTGACATGTCCGTGCACCACCAGCAGGCCGTCGAGATGTCGTACATCGTGCGCGACCTCACCGACGACGAGGAGGTGCGCCGCCTCGCGTACGACATCGCGCAGACCCAGGCCAACCAGCGCGGCATGATGCTCGGCTGGCTGGACCTGTGGGAGCTGCCCAAGGTGTCCGCCGACGAGCCCATGGAGTGGATGGGCATGGCCGGCATGGGTGCCGGCGAGGACGGCGCGCTGATGCCGGGCATGGCGACCAACACCGAGATGGACGCGCTGCGCAAGCTGGGCGGCAAGGCGGCCGAGGTCCGGTATCTGCAGCTCATGTACGCCCATCACGTGGGCGGTGTGCACATGGCCAAGGGGTGTGTGGAGCGGTGCCAGGTCGGCGCGGAGCGCCGGCTCGCGCAGGGCATGGTGCAGGCCCAGGAGTCCGAGATGAAGCTGATCTCGGACCTGCTCAAGCAGCGCGGCGCCAAGCCGCTGCACTGA
- a CDS encoding DUF3105 domain-containing protein: protein MGSAKKTETTSRKARIEEMRRAEQSRERRNRVLTITASVIVVAGLVAGGAFLIKSQSDDENSAASDSKSASGKFVTGKDGVKKWSTKLTQNHVTKDVKYPMEPPVGGDHNQVWMNCNGDVYDKAVKNVNAVHSLEHGAVWVTYNSKASDADVKALAAKVKKTPYSLMSPVEDQKDPIMLSAWGHQRTVKGASDPDVGTFFETYVQGKQTPEPGAACTNGLSQ from the coding sequence ATGGGTTCCGCCAAGAAGACAGAGACCACGTCGCGCAAGGCGCGCATAGAGGAGATGCGGCGCGCCGAGCAGTCCCGCGAGCGTCGTAACCGGGTCCTCACGATCACCGCCAGCGTGATCGTCGTCGCCGGTCTCGTCGCCGGTGGCGCGTTCCTGATCAAGTCGCAGTCCGACGACGAGAACAGCGCGGCGAGCGACTCGAAGTCGGCGTCGGGGAAGTTCGTCACGGGCAAGGACGGCGTGAAGAAGTGGAGCACCAAGCTCACGCAGAACCACGTCACCAAGGACGTGAAGTACCCGATGGAGCCCCCGGTCGGCGGTGACCACAACCAGGTCTGGATGAACTGCAACGGCGACGTCTACGACAAGGCGGTCAAGAACGTGAACGCCGTGCACTCGCTGGAGCACGGCGCCGTCTGGGTGACGTACAACAGCAAGGCGTCCGACGCCGACGTGAAGGCGCTCGCCGCGAAGGTCAAGAAGACGCCTTACTCGCTGATGAGCCCCGTCGAGGACCAGAAGGACCCGATCATGCTCTCCGCGTGGGGTCACCAGCGGACGGTGAAGGGTGCGAGCGACCCGGACGTCGGCACGTTCTTCGAGACGTACGTCCAGGGCAAGCAGACCCCCGAGCCGGGCGCCGCCTGCACCAACGGCCTGTCACAGTGA